One Nitrospirota bacterium genomic window, CACAATATCCGCACCTTCTTCTATATCAAGGGCTGTCTCCCGCATGGCCTCCCTCGCATTGGCCGGGTCCATCTGGTAAGACCTCCTGTCTCCGAATTGAGGAGTTGATTCTGCTGCCTCTCTGAAAGGCCCGTAAAATGCTGATGCATATTTTGCTGAATAAGACATGATGGGAATATGCTCAAACCCTTCCCTGTCAAGGGCGGCACGGATGGCAGACACCCTGCCGTCCATCATATCCGATGGGGCAATAATATCCGCCCCTGCCTCAGCATGTGAAACAGCCTCTTTTGCCAACAGCTCAAGCGTCGCATCGTTAAGTATCACGCCGTCTTTCACCACGCCGCAATGGCCGTGACTTGTATACTCACACATACAAACATCCGTGATTACAAGAAGCTCAGGAACACTGTCTTTTATTGCCTTAACAGCCTGCCGGATTATGCCTTTTTCAGCATAAGCATCTGTCCCCATCTCATCTTTATGTTCAGGTATACCAAATAAAATAACTGCAGGGATGCCAAGACTGCATACCTCCTTTGCCTCTCTTATCAGATTGTCAACAGAAAGCTGAAAAACATCCGGCATTGAACTGATCTCATTTTTTACATTAGTTCCATGCACAGCAAAAAGCGGATAGATAAGATT contains:
- the hemB gene encoding porphobilinogen synthase is translated as MKFPITRLRRMRATAVHRRMVRETSLSADNLIYPLFAVHGTNVKNEISSMPDVFQLSVDNLIREAKEVCSLGIPAVILFGIPEHKDEMGTDAYAEKGIIRQAVKAIKDSVPELLVITDVCMCEYTSHGHCGVVKDGVILNDATLELLAKEAVSHAEAGADIIAPSDMMDGRVSAIRAALDREGFEHIPIMSYSAKYASAFYGPFREAAESTPQFGDRRSYQMDPANAREAMRETALDIEEGADIVMVKPALPYLDIIRQIKDRWDIPVAAYNVSGEYSMIKAAGRLGWIDETRAMMESLTSIKRAGADIILTYFAKDAARILQGE